In one window of Camelina sativa cultivar DH55 chromosome 15, Cs, whole genome shotgun sequence DNA:
- the LOC104747096 gene encoding protein DETOXIFICATION 3 has translation MKGKFFKTKKTTMEEPFLPQDEQLVPGKTTWQSGQPFFELKKVSRLAAPMAAVTISQYLLPVISVMVAGHNGELQLSGVALATSFTNVSGFSIMFGLVGALETLCGQAYGAKQYEKIGTYTYAAIASNIPICVLISVLWIYIEKLLISLGQDPDISRVAGSYALWLIPALFAHAIVIPLTRFLLAQGLVLPLLYTTLTTLLFHIPVCWALVFGFGLESNGAAMAIGVSFWFYAVMLSCYVRFSSSCKKTRGFMSEDFVSCVKQFFQYGVPSAAMTCLEWWLFELLILCSGLLPNPKLETSVLSICLTTASLHYVIPAGIAAAVSTRVSNKLGAGIPQVARVSVLAGLCLWLVESAFFTTLLFTCRNIIGYAFSNSKEVVDYVAELSPLLCLSFILDSFTAVLNGVARGSGWQHIGALNNVVAYYLVGAPVGIYLGFSRELNGKGLWCGVVVGSAVQAIILTIVTASINWKEQAEKARKRIVSAENGLA, from the exons ATGAAAGGCAAATTTTTCAAGACCAAGAAGACGACAATGGAAGAGCCATTTCTTCCGCAAGACGAGCAGCTGGTCCCCGGTAAAACCACATGGCAAAGTGGTCAGCCCTTCTTCGAGCTGAAGAAAGTGAGCCGCTTGGCCGCTCCTATGGCCGCCGTGACCATTTCTCAGTACTTGTTACCTGTCATCTCAGTCATGGTCGCTGGTCACAACGGCGAGCTCCAGCTTTCCGGCGTGGCTCTTGCAACCTCCTTCACAAATGTCTCCGGTTTTAGCATTATG TTTGGGTTAGTGGGTGCACTAGAAACTCTTTGTGGCCAAGCTTATGGAGCAAAACAATACGAAAAAATTGGAACCTACACATACGCTGCAATCGCTTCCAACATCCCTATTTGTGTCCTCATATCAGTTCTATGGATTTACATCGAAAAGCTTTTAATCTCTCTCGGACAAGACCCTGACATATCCAGAGTCGCTGGCTCCTACGCCTTGTGGCTCATACCGGCTTTATTCGCCCACGCGATTGTCATACCACTGACACGCTTTCTGCTGGCACAAGGGTTGGTTCTTCCGCTGCTCTACACTACCCTGACCACCCTTTTGTTCCACATCCCGGTTTGCTGGGCTTTGGTTTTCGGGTTTGGTCTGGAAAGTAATGGAGCTGCCATGGCTATTGGTGTGTCTTTCTGGTTTTACGCTGTGATGCTCTCATGTTATGTGAGATTCTCCAGCTCTTGCAAGAAGACTCGCGGATTTATGTCTGAAGATTTTGTGTCTTGTGTCAAGCAGTTCTTCCAATACGGAGTCCCATCAGCTGCAATGACTTG CCTAGAATGGTGGCTGTTTGAGCTGCTCATACTCTGTTCAGGTCTTCTACCGAACCCGAAACTCGAGACCTCTGTCCTTTCAATTTG TCTTACAACAGCAAGTTTGCACTATGTCATTCCAGCTGGAATCGCGGCGGCTGTGAG CACACGCGTATCAAACAAATTGGGAGCTGGGATTCCTCAAGTTGCTAGGGTTTCAGTATTGGCAGGGCTTTGTCTCTGGCTAGTAGAGTCAGCTTTCTTTACCACACTTCTCTTTACCTGCCGGAACATCATAGGCTACGCATTCAGCAACAGCAAAGAAGTTGTGGACTATGTGGCTGAACTATCTCCTTTGCTCTGTCTTTCCTTCATCCTCGACAGCTTCACTGCCGTTCTCAATGGGGTTGCTAGGGGAAGTGGCTGGCAACACATTGGAGCTTTGAACAACGTGGTAGCTTATTACCTCGTAGGAGCTCCGGTTGGAATTTACTTAGGTTTCAGTCGTGAGTTAAACGGAAAAGGACTTTGGTGTGGTGTTGTGGTAGGATCCGCTGTGCAAGCCATTATACTGACTATCGTCACAGCTTCCATAAACTGGAAGGAACAG GCTGAGAAGGCTAGAAAGAGAATAGTCTCAGCTGAAAATGGATTGGCTTAA
- the LOC104747097 gene encoding UPF0051 protein ABCI8, chloroplastic-like isoform X3, with product MSESTLVPPSKLPNHQAQPISFNRYPSINFQDMCYYSAPKKKPTLNSLDEADPQLLEYFDKLGVPLTEQKRLANVAVDAVLDSVSIATTHRKTLEKSGVIFCSISEAIREYPDLIKKYLGRVVPSDDNYYAALNAAVFSDGSFCYILKNTRCPMPISIYFRINAMETGSELGFEISWTSEDQTN from the exons ATGTCGGAATCGACTCTCGTCCCACCATCGAAGCTACCGAATCATCAAGCTCAGCCGATAAGCTTCAACAGGTATCCTTCGATTAACTTCCAAGATATGTGTTATTACTCTGCTCCTAAAAAGAAACCAACTTTGAATAGTTTAGATGAAGCTGACCCTCAGCTTCTTGAGTATTTCGATAAGTTAGGTGTTCCTTTAACTGAGCAGAAACGTTTAGCTAACGTTGCTGTTGATGCTGTTCTCGATAGTGTTTCAATAGCTACTACTCATAGGAAGACTCTTGAGAAGTCTGGTGTCATCTTCTGTTCTATCTCTGAAGCTATTAGGGAGTATCCTGATTTGATTAAGAAGTATTTGGGAAGAGTTGTGCCTAGTGATGATAATTACTACGCTGCTTTGAATGCTGCGGTTTTTAGTGATGGCTCTTTCTGTTATATACTGAAGAACACTAGATGTCCGATGCCTATTTCGATTTATTTCCGGATTAACGCTATGGAGACTG GCTCTGAGCTCGGTTTTGAAATCAGCTGGACCAGCGAggatcaaacaaattaa